From Xanthomonas sp. 10-10:
GCCCACCGTCCAAGATCGGGATCGGCATCAGGTTGATGATCGCCAGGCTGAGCGACAGCAACCCCAGGAAATACAGGAACCAGTCGAGCCCGCGTTCGGCCGAGGCATTGGCGGCGCGCGCAATCGTGACCGGGCCGGAAATGTTCTTGACCGAGGCCTGGCCGGTCAGCATGCGCTTCATCATGCCCAGCGAATCGGCGGTCATCTTGCCGGTTTCGCGGATGGCCGCGGGCACCGCCGCGAAGATGCCGTACTGCTGGCGGCTGTCGTATTGCGGCGCCGGTGCGGCGGCGGGGCGGACACCGATCATCCACTGGCCCTGCGGCGATTTGCGCGGTGCGATTTCCAGCGCCAGGCGGTCCTCGCCGCGCGCCACTTCGATCATGCCCGGCCCGCCGTGCGCGCCGAGAGCCTGCACTTGCGGAATGATGTCGTCGGCCGAGCGGATCGGCTGGCCATCGATGGCCACGATGCGATCGCCCGGCTTGAGCAGGCCGTCGGCCACCGAACCGGGCACCACCTCGGCGATCACCGGCGGCTGCAACATGAACTGCCAGCCGATGCCGGCCAGCGATGCCACGCGGCGCTCGTCGAAACCGACCGGCAGCTGCGAAAGACGCAAGGTGTGTTCGCTGTGGCCTCCACTTTCGGCGGCGGTGAGCACCCGGATGTCGCGCTTGTCCATGGCCGCGGTGGTGAGCTGCATGCTGGCATCGCTCCAGCTGCTCACGCTGCGTCCGTCGATGCGCACGATGCGCTCGCCAGGTGTCAGCCCGGCTTCGGCGGCCAGGCCGTCGGCGCGGCCGACGGTGGCCGAGTAATCCTGCTTGCCGACCACGAACATCGCCCACAGCATCGCCATGCACAGCAACAGGTTGGCGATCGGGCCTGCCGCGACGATGGCGATACGTTGCCACACCGTCTTGCGATTGAACGCCTGGTCCTGTTCGGCCGGATGCACGTCGCCTTCGCGCTCGTCGAGCATCTTGACGTAACCGCCCAGCGGGATCGCGGCCACCACGAACTCGGTGCCATGGCGGTCGCGCCGCATCCACAACGGCTTGCCGAAGCCCACCGAAAAACGCAGCACCTTGACGCCGCAGCGGCGCGCGACCCAGAAGTGTCCGAATTCATGGAACGTCACCAACAGACCCAGGCTGACGATCATCCACCAGACCGAACCGATGAAATCACCCATGGATGCAACTCGGCTGCGTGGATCGATCAGGCATGAAGGGCGTGGTTGGCGAGGGCGCGTTCGGTGGTTTGCCGGGCTTGCGCATCGGCAAAAAGCAGGGTGTCGAGGGAGTCGGCATTGTGCCGTGGGAGCGTTGTCAGCGTGTGTTCGACCAACGCAGGGATCGCTAGGAAACCTATTTGGCCCTGAAGAAACGCTGAAACAGCCACTTCATTGGCCGCGTTCAGGATCGCCGGCGCGGTCCCGCCGGCGCGCAAAGCCTCCCAGGCCAGGCGCAGGCAGGGGAATGCGGCGGTATCGGGCGCCTCGAAATCCAGCCGGCCCTGCTGCAGCAGATCCAGGCCCGCCACGCCCGAGTCGACCCGTTCCGGCCAGGCCAGGCCCACCGCCA
This genomic window contains:
- the rseP gene encoding RIP metalloprotease RseP produces the protein MGDFIGSVWWMIVSLGLLVTFHEFGHFWVARRCGVKVLRFSVGFGKPLWMRRDRHGTEFVVAAIPLGGYVKMLDEREGDVHPAEQDQAFNRKTVWQRIAIVAAGPIANLLLCMAMLWAMFVVGKQDYSATVGRADGLAAEAGLTPGERIVRIDGRSVSSWSDASMQLTTAAMDKRDIRVLTAAESGGHSEHTLRLSQLPVGFDERRVASLAGIGWQFMLQPPVIAEVVPGSVADGLLKPGDRIVAIDGQPIRSADDIIPQVQALGAHGGPGMIEVARGEDRLALEIAPRKSPQGQWMIGVRPAAAPAPQYDSRQQYGIFAAVPAAIRETGKMTADSLGMMKRMLTGQASVKNISGPVTIARAANASAERGLDWFLYFLGLLSLSLAIINLMPIPILDGGHLLYYLIELVKGSPISERAMIAGQYVGLAVLAGLMGLAFYNDILGLVPR